The following are from one region of the Luteibaculum oceani genome:
- a CDS encoding amidohydrolase: protein MIGEQQLVELRRHLHQNPETAFQEKGTQKKVIEVLEGFNPVKIWKVAGTGILVQCTGDIGAAGHLYRTDFDALPIQEDNPDLSYQSVNKGVAHLCGHDGHTAIAVGLCSSVISNGINEPIYVLFQPAEETGMGMLEVLKDETFNSIEFKSATAIHNLPSFELGTILTNHNTFSAAVSTLVFRFKGLCSHAAEPWNGKNPNAAISKLSSWLDDNNVFPKPNDFAFGTVVCVRVGDTAYGTNPGNGEIHITIRAANNQLFESFKNALKQKAEELAREEDLDITCEELEIFPATGAHEVLLTQLESQAQHIDLKMSRLPGPNTWGEDFGYLSPLFPTLMFGVGSGKNQKPLHNPGYNFPDEIIYPTIKLLTNYFKELHV from the coding sequence ATGATTGGTGAACAACAATTAGTAGAATTACGGCGGCACTTGCATCAAAACCCAGAAACTGCTTTTCAGGAAAAGGGAACACAAAAAAAGGTTATTGAAGTACTAGAAGGGTTTAATCCGGTAAAAATTTGGAAAGTTGCAGGTACGGGAATTTTAGTACAGTGCACGGGAGATATAGGTGCTGCAGGTCATTTGTATAGAACCGATTTTGATGCGCTTCCCATCCAAGAAGATAACCCAGATCTTTCTTACCAATCAGTTAACAAAGGAGTAGCCCACCTTTGTGGCCACGATGGACATACCGCAATTGCTGTTGGGCTATGCTCTAGTGTTATTTCAAACGGGATCAACGAGCCGATATACGTGCTTTTTCAACCTGCGGAAGAAACGGGAATGGGGATGTTGGAAGTGCTCAAAGATGAAACCTTTAATTCCATTGAGTTTAAAAGTGCAACAGCCATTCATAATTTACCCAGCTTCGAATTAGGGACCATCTTAACCAATCACAACACTTTTTCTGCCGCAGTTTCTACCCTTGTTTTTCGGTTTAAAGGGTTGTGTTCTCATGCTGCAGAACCCTGGAATGGTAAAAACCCTAATGCAGCCATTTCTAAGTTAAGTAGTTGGTTAGACGATAATAACGTGTTCCCAAAACCTAATGACTTTGCATTCGGAACAGTTGTTTGTGTTCGAGTTGGAGATACCGCTTATGGTACCAACCCAGGAAACGGAGAGATTCACATAACCATTCGCGCGGCAAATAACCAGTTATTCGAATCGTTTAAAAACGCCCTTAAGCAAAAGGCGGAGGAATTGGCTAGGGAGGAGGATCTAGATATTACCTGCGAAGAATTGGAAATTTTTCCTGCAACTGGAGCCCACGAAGTTTTGTTAACCCAATTGGAAAGTCAAGCCCAACACATTGATTTAAAAATGTCTAGATTGCCGGGTCCCAACACTTGGGGAGAAGATTTTGGGTATTTGTCCCCGCTTTTTCCAACCTTAATGTTTGGAGTAGGGTCTGGAAAGAATCAAAAGCCCTTGCATAATCCGGGATATAACTTTCCTGATGAGATTATTTATCCCACAATAAAACTACTTACCAACTACTTTAAAGAGCTTCATGTTTAA
- the alr gene encoding alanine racemase codes for MFNSTYIELSQTALANNISFLRKQLKGNARLSFVAKGNAYGHGIKPIVSMAEKAGVDHFSVYSAEEAEQVYAASKAHPTVLVMGYLSDAAVEWAIEKGVEFFVFEFKRLEKAVQIAKRLNIPAKIHLELETGMNRTGFQVEELPQVVEFVKKNAGYIELVGCCTHFAGAESISNYLRIQKQKRAFKKYLKYLQQQDLQFEQIHACCSAAAFRYPDMHFDLVRFGIMNYGYWPSEEIFIEYSSKKKKLGQDPLKRVISWKSSVMSLKKVEKGDFIGYGTSYQASENIEIALVPVGYGYGYSRNLSNTGRVLINGKRAGVIGIVNMNCIAVNINNLETVKIGDEVTLIGGEGDQQISVASFSKFSDQLNYELLTRLPHNIPRLIK; via the coding sequence ATGTTTAATTCCACCTATATAGAACTGAGCCAAACGGCCTTGGCGAATAACATTTCTTTCTTAAGAAAGCAATTGAAAGGAAATGCCAGATTGAGCTTTGTGGCAAAGGGAAATGCATATGGCCATGGAATTAAGCCTATAGTTAGTATGGCTGAAAAGGCCGGGGTAGATCATTTTTCGGTTTATTCTGCCGAAGAGGCGGAGCAGGTATATGCCGCAAGTAAAGCCCATCCGACTGTTCTTGTAATGGGATATCTAAGTGATGCAGCGGTAGAATGGGCCATAGAAAAAGGAGTTGAGTTTTTCGTTTTTGAGTTTAAAAGGCTAGAAAAAGCTGTGCAAATAGCCAAGCGTTTAAATATTCCTGCTAAAATTCATTTAGAGTTGGAAACGGGGATGAATAGAACCGGATTTCAAGTTGAAGAATTGCCACAGGTGGTTGAATTTGTTAAAAAAAATGCAGGGTATATAGAACTAGTAGGATGTTGTACGCATTTCGCAGGCGCTGAATCAATAAGCAATTATCTCCGAATTCAAAAACAGAAGAGGGCTTTTAAAAAGTATCTGAAATACTTGCAACAACAAGATTTACAATTTGAGCAAATACATGCTTGCTGTTCCGCTGCGGCCTTTAGATATCCAGATATGCATTTCGATTTGGTTCGATTTGGCATTATGAATTACGGGTATTGGCCCAGTGAAGAGATTTTTATCGAGTACAGCTCAAAAAAGAAAAAGTTGGGGCAAGACCCATTAAAGCGAGTGATTTCATGGAAATCCTCTGTAATGTCCCTCAAAAAAGTAGAAAAAGGAGATTTCATTGGCTATGGTACCTCATACCAGGCTAGTGAAAACATCGAAATTGCATTGGTCCCCGTGGGCTATGGTTACGGATATTCTCGAAACCTTTCTAACACCGGTAGGGTACTTATTAATGGAAAACGGGCTGGTGTGATAGGAATAGTAAATATGAATTGCATAGCCGTAAACATTAACAACCTAGAAACCGTAAAGATAGGAGATGAAGTAACTTTGATAGGTGGCGAAGGAGACCAACAGATCTCCGTGGCTTCGTTTAGTAAATTTTCAGATCAATTAAATTACGAACTATTAACGCGTTTACCTCATAACATACCTCGTTTAATTAAGTAA
- a CDS encoding glycosyltransferase, which translates to MKVTSKKAAPLYICIPAYHETELEKALMDLASNEGEFEVWVHLNSLESDQEAQLFNASQYEALQGLSKQLHYPLNVIHSVFSDKEGGVGLARKILMDTVVDHCTAINHTDCILACLDGDCRVNENYTQEIIRHFSKNKDTPACSINFEHPVAPSENIEPPIAAYESHLRLYRQHLRFMGHPYAFHTVGSSMACRLTAYVKQGGMNTKKAGEDFYFLNKLMHLGGFSECFETTVYPSARISTRVPFGTGRAMEEVKQGKVLDTYHSAIFDVLKNWVDSTLFGGKLKYQEELNHLDALFGWKKDWEVIQQNTACEDQRVKRFFQKFDLFHTMKFIHALRDYKYPNQNLDEAFQKLCIKMSINYKKGWYYRLSCLRDLDKSS; encoded by the coding sequence GTGAAAGTCACAAGCAAGAAAGCTGCTCCCCTTTACATTTGTATTCCAGCCTACCACGAAACAGAATTGGAAAAAGCACTGATGGATCTCGCTTCAAACGAAGGAGAATTCGAGGTTTGGGTGCATTTAAATTCGTTAGAATCCGACCAGGAAGCGCAGTTATTTAATGCCAGCCAATACGAGGCCCTACAAGGGCTTTCCAAACAGTTACACTACCCATTAAATGTAATCCATTCGGTGTTTAGCGATAAGGAAGGCGGGGTAGGACTGGCTAGAAAAATACTGATGGATACCGTTGTGGACCATTGCACAGCAATAAATCACACCGACTGTATTTTGGCGTGTTTGGATGGAGATTGTCGCGTAAATGAAAATTACACTCAGGAAATAATTAGGCATTTTTCTAAGAACAAAGACACTCCGGCCTGCAGTATAAATTTTGAACATCCGGTAGCTCCATCAGAGAATATAGAACCGCCAATTGCAGCGTACGAGTCACATCTGCGGCTGTACCGGCAACACTTAAGGTTTATGGGGCATCCCTACGCTTTTCATACGGTAGGAAGTTCTATGGCTTGCAGGTTGACGGCTTATGTGAAGCAGGGAGGGATGAACACCAAAAAGGCTGGTGAGGATTTTTATTTTCTAAACAAACTCATGCATCTGGGTGGGTTTTCCGAGTGTTTTGAAACAACGGTATATCCCAGCGCTAGGATAAGTACTCGAGTTCCTTTTGGCACAGGAAGAGCTATGGAGGAAGTAAAGCAAGGAAAGGTTTTGGATACCTACCACAGTGCGATTTTTGACGTTCTTAAAAATTGGGTGGACAGTACTTTATTCGGAGGAAAACTAAAGTATCAAGAAGAATTGAATCATTTAGATGCATTGTTTGGGTGGAAGAAGGATTGGGAAGTTATTCAACAAAATACTGCATGTGAAGATCAAAGAGTTAAGAGGTTTTTCCAAAAATTTGATCTTTTCCACACCATGAAATTTATCCATGCATTACGCGATTATAAATACCCTAACCAAAACCTTGATGAGGCTTTTCAGAAGCTTTGTATTAAAATGTCAATTAATTATAAAAAGGGTTGGTATTACAGGCTTTCATGCCTTAGAGATTTAGATAAAAGTTCTTAA
- a CDS encoding D-glycero-alpha-D-manno-heptose-1,7-bisphosphate 7-phosphatase: MGKFVLLDRDGVINQERGKHTFLPSDFKWVDGFWEGMQQLAQQGFQFVVITNQSGIAKGLYQKKDVLTLNNLIFEKAASLGIKIEEIFYCPHHPDFSKCLCRKPGDLLFEKAIAKFNIQTEISWMIGDKERDIIPAKKHGIKGILIEANTNFVKNIQPILHG, translated from the coding sequence ATGGGGAAATTCGTTCTATTAGATAGAGATGGAGTAATTAACCAGGAAAGGGGGAAACATACATTTTTACCCAGCGATTTTAAATGGGTAGATGGTTTCTGGGAAGGCATGCAGCAACTTGCTCAGCAAGGGTTTCAATTTGTTGTGATTACGAATCAAAGTGGAATTGCAAAAGGACTTTACCAGAAAAAAGATGTGCTAACCCTCAACAATTTAATCTTTGAAAAAGCTGCTAGCCTGGGAATAAAAATTGAGGAAATCTTCTATTGCCCTCATCATCCTGACTTTTCGAAGTGCTTATGCCGTAAGCCCGGAGATTTGCTTTTTGAAAAGGCCATTGCCAAATTCAATATCCAAACAGAAATCAGCTGGATGATAGGCGATAAGGAAAGAGATATAATTCCTGCTAAAAAGCATGGGATAAAAGGCATTTTGATAGAAGCGAACACTAACTTTGTAAAAAATATCCAACCCATACTTCATGGATAA
- a CDS encoding YqgE/AlgH family protein: MASSTSLIMDIEIKLDTNIAPGAGKILISEPFLEDPFFKRSVVLLCRHSLAEGSFGLVLNRFLDVEINEVITNFPAFGGRVGMGGPVEPSSLFYLHTQGDVIEDSLHVFDNVYLGGDFEKVKELLNLGIMTKKDVRFFIGYSGWAKDQLQHELDEKSWLVAETSSKAVMESSDKNLWEKALKDLGDDFGFLANFPEDPSLN; the protein is encoded by the coding sequence ATGGCGTCCAGCACTTCATTAATTATGGACATAGAAATAAAACTAGATACCAATATTGCTCCGGGCGCCGGTAAAATTTTAATCTCCGAACCCTTTTTAGAGGATCCATTCTTTAAGAGAAGTGTGGTTTTGCTATGCAGACACTCGCTTGCTGAAGGTAGCTTTGGGCTGGTATTAAACCGTTTTTTGGATGTGGAAATAAACGAAGTAATTACCAATTTCCCTGCTTTTGGCGGTAGAGTTGGAATGGGAGGCCCAGTAGAACCCTCCAGCTTATTCTACCTACATACCCAGGGTGATGTAATTGAGGATTCCCTGCATGTTTTTGATAATGTTTACCTCGGAGGTGACTTTGAGAAAGTAAAAGAGCTGCTAAATCTTGGAATAATGACCAAAAAAGACGTGCGTTTTTTTATTGGATATTCGGGGTGGGCCAAAGACCAACTCCAGCATGAACTGGATGAAAAATCTTGGCTAGTTGCCGAAACATCGTCAAAAGCCGTAATGGAATCTTCGGATAAAAATTTATGGGAAAAAGCCCTAAAAGATCTGGGTGACGACTTTGGCTTTCTTGCTAACTTTCCTGAGGATCCTTCTCTAAACTAA
- the pdxH gene encoding pyridoxamine 5'-phosphate oxidase has product MSVKEKIKDIRTNYTKDALEESDVPKTPFPLFEEWLADAIKNAKEPNAMIVSSNGIDGFPSSRVVLLRGFSKDGFIFYTNYNSQKGKEFAKDAKVSCLFFWPELERQVRIQGVISKTSEKVSDEYFASRPRESQLGAWASNQSQTLEEREVLEKKLETLRLQYDGKDVPRPPHWGGYIINPNKIEFWQGRASRLHDRMVMTETELGVWDLKRLYP; this is encoded by the coding sequence ATGAGCGTAAAAGAAAAGATTAAAGACATACGAACCAACTATACCAAAGACGCACTCGAAGAATCCGATGTGCCAAAAACTCCTTTTCCTCTTTTTGAGGAATGGTTAGCCGATGCGATTAAAAATGCAAAAGAACCTAATGCTATGATCGTGTCGAGTAATGGTATTGATGGGTTCCCGAGTAGCAGGGTAGTGCTTTTGCGAGGCTTTTCTAAGGATGGATTTATTTTTTATACCAACTACAATAGCCAAAAAGGAAAAGAGTTCGCAAAGGATGCTAAAGTGTCCTGCTTGTTTTTTTGGCCCGAACTTGAGCGCCAAGTCCGAATTCAGGGTGTAATCAGTAAAACATCGGAAAAAGTAAGCGACGAATATTTTGCATCCCGGCCAAGAGAATCGCAATTGGGAGCATGGGCCTCTAATCAGAGTCAAACCCTCGAAGAAAGAGAAGTTTTAGAGAAAAAGCTCGAAACTCTTCGTTTGCAATATGATGGGAAGGATGTTCCAAGACCACCACATTGGGGAGGTTATATTATTAACCCCAATAAAATAGAGTTTTGGCAAGGGCGCGCTAGCCGTTTGCACGATAGAATGGTAATGACTGAAACCGAATTAGGGGTTTGGGATCTAAAGCGACTTTATCCGTAA
- a CDS encoding alanine racemase: MAYVTLDSKKLEENYKFLDQKFKERNISWAPVTKLLCGNTLLMKEVLKHKPKEVCDARLSNLVLVKELDPSIETVYIKPPAKEIIEDVVRYADASLNSSYTTIKEISKEAKKQGKTHHIIIMIELGDLREGIMGERLLDFYSKVFELPHIKVTGLGANLNCLYGVMPSEDKLIQLSLYKQLLEAKFNVEIPWVTGGTSVVMPLLMNNRLPKGINHFRVGETLYFGADLVGGTTFEGMHNDVFKLYAQVIEITEKPKVPIGNMEANPSGETYEIDESEYGLTAERMILDVGLLDLSTDFVKPVEKGLTISGASSDMLVIELGDEAKKYKVGDFVEFEMKYMGALRLFNSDYIEKRVI; encoded by the coding sequence ATGGCCTACGTAACCCTAGACTCAAAAAAGTTAGAAGAGAATTATAAGTTTCTCGACCAGAAATTCAAGGAGCGCAATATTTCATGGGCTCCAGTTACCAAGTTGTTATGTGGTAATACCTTGTTGATGAAGGAAGTCCTGAAACACAAGCCAAAAGAGGTTTGTGATGCACGCCTTAGTAATTTGGTATTGGTAAAAGAGTTAGACCCCTCCATTGAAACCGTATATATTAAGCCTCCCGCCAAAGAAATCATAGAAGATGTAGTTCGCTATGCGGACGCCAGTTTAAACTCCTCATACACTACCATTAAAGAGATAAGCAAGGAAGCTAAAAAGCAGGGCAAGACGCATCATATTATTATAATGATAGAGCTCGGGGATCTGCGCGAAGGAATTATGGGAGAACGACTTTTGGACTTTTATTCAAAGGTGTTCGAATTGCCGCATATTAAAGTAACTGGATTGGGAGCGAATTTAAATTGTTTGTATGGGGTAATGCCTTCAGAGGATAAGCTTATTCAGTTGTCTTTATACAAACAGCTCTTAGAAGCGAAATTTAATGTGGAAATTCCATGGGTAACTGGAGGGACATCTGTTGTAATGCCCTTACTTATGAATAATCGCCTTCCTAAGGGGATTAACCATTTTAGGGTGGGAGAGACCCTTTATTTTGGAGCTGATTTAGTGGGCGGGACCACTTTTGAGGGAATGCACAACGATGTATTTAAATTGTACGCTCAGGTAATTGAAATTACTGAAAAACCTAAGGTGCCCATAGGGAACATGGAGGCCAATCCCTCAGGCGAAACCTATGAAATTGATGAGAGTGAATATGGGTTAACTGCAGAGCGTATGATTTTGGATGTAGGACTGCTTGACCTTTCTACTGACTTTGTAAAGCCTGTCGAAAAGGGTTTGACAATCTCAGGAGCTTCGTCCGATATGTTGGTTATAGAACTAGGGGACGAGGCAAAAAAATATAAAGTGGGCGATTTTGTAGAGTTTGAAATGAAGTACATGGGTGCTCTTCGTCTGTTTAACTCCGATTATATCGAAAAGCGAGTTATTTAG
- the miaE gene encoding tRNA-(ms[2]io[6]A)-hydroxylase codes for MKLSLDLSYQTPKEWANVVLSDFDAFLQDHADCERKASSMAMSLVAKAPDKTKIIPGLIDTALEELEHFQMVYQVMEKRGVMLPREMEKDMYIHDLVAKCRHGAEERFLDRLLLGSIIECRGAERFRLVAEALEPGELKDFYKMLWTSEAKHGNIYVKFALEYYEEQEVFNRLEELNQAEGEICAQLKWRPALH; via the coding sequence ATGAAATTATCTCTAGACCTGAGCTACCAAACCCCAAAAGAATGGGCAAACGTTGTATTGAGCGATTTTGATGCTTTTCTGCAAGACCACGCAGATTGCGAAAGAAAGGCCAGCTCCATGGCCATGTCATTGGTCGCTAAAGCGCCAGACAAAACAAAAATAATTCCTGGGCTAATTGATACCGCCTTAGAAGAGTTAGAGCATTTTCAGATGGTTTACCAAGTTATGGAGAAAAGAGGTGTTATGCTACCTCGGGAAATGGAAAAGGACATGTACATCCATGATTTGGTTGCGAAATGCAGGCACGGCGCAGAGGAACGTTTTTTAGATCGATTATTGCTAGGATCCATTATTGAGTGTAGAGGCGCTGAACGATTTAGACTGGTAGCCGAAGCATTGGAACCCGGCGAATTAAAGGACTTTTACAAAATGCTTTGGACCTCTGAGGCAAAACATGGGAACATCTATGTAAAATTTGCATTAGAATATTATGAGGAGCAGGAAGTTTTTAATAGACTTGAGGAGCTGAACCAAGCCGAAGGCGAAATTTGTGCTCAACTTAAATGGCGTCCAGCACTTCATTAA
- a CDS encoding rhomboid family intramembrane serine protease codes for MFLVLIAVIAVVSFLALRKPELIHKLSFSPYYIVENQQWYRFLSHVLVHRSIGHLLINLFVFYTFGKYVLSMFLGLKGAIGELWFYLLLIGAAIFSSVKGFAKHRDNPSYHAVGASGVVSAVLFSFVLFQPLNSIYLFFIPIPIPAFIFGGLYLAYEYFMDKREGGRIAHDAHFYGAIFGILFTIFLDFRILPQFFKSISEYIAS; via the coding sequence ATGTTTTTGGTATTAATTGCCGTTATAGCTGTCGTTTCTTTTTTAGCCTTACGCAAGCCCGAGCTTATTCATAAGTTAAGTTTCTCTCCCTATTACATCGTTGAAAACCAGCAGTGGTACCGTTTTTTAAGTCATGTTTTGGTACATAGATCTATAGGACATTTGTTGATTAATCTTTTTGTGTTCTACACCTTTGGAAAATATGTATTGAGCATGTTTTTAGGTTTAAAGGGGGCTATTGGGGAACTATGGTTCTACTTGCTTCTAATAGGCGCGGCCATTTTTTCATCGGTAAAAGGGTTTGCAAAACATAGAGATAATCCCTCTTACCATGCGGTAGGAGCGAGTGGAGTTGTGAGTGCAGTCCTTTTTTCCTTTGTCTTGTTCCAGCCATTAAACAGCATCTATCTTTTCTTTATTCCCATTCCTATCCCAGCTTTTATTTTTGGAGGGCTTTATCTGGCCTACGAGTATTTTATGGACAAGCGAGAAGGTGGAAGAATTGCACATGACGCCCATTTCTATGGGGCTATATTCGGTATCCTTTTTACCATTTTCCTGGATTTTAGGATTCTCCCACAGTTTTTTAAATCTATTTCGGAATATATAGCTAGTTAA
- a CDS encoding aminotransferase class IV: MDKPAEQYLVFNGNYLLQSNAVIKSDNRAFLYGDGLFESFRVIKKKAWDIDVHFNRLFYGLEKLKIETASYFNVERIVQHIDQLIEKNDIYSDARVRLAVFRNPGLGYTPEDNQLSYLLTVENTPGEGFSLNPQGLAVDTYHDFKKQINALSGLKLINSQLYVLSGIDARERGLDESLILNEKGNIVESTSSNIFTVSGNVIYTPALNEGCVAGTMRMHVINAAIDLGFKVFECGLTHQRLMNADEVFLTNGVKGIQWVNRYKSKRYFHKVADQLLEALNQQVEERISLEKDPQES, encoded by the coding sequence ATGGATAAACCAGCGGAACAATACCTTGTATTTAACGGAAATTATTTACTGCAATCCAATGCTGTAATTAAGTCGGATAATCGTGCTTTTCTCTATGGTGACGGTCTTTTTGAATCGTTTAGAGTGATTAAAAAAAAGGCATGGGATATCGACGTTCATTTTAACCGCTTGTTTTATGGTCTAGAGAAATTAAAAATCGAAACGGCTTCTTATTTCAACGTCGAACGTATTGTTCAGCACATTGATCAGCTAATAGAAAAGAACGACATTTATAGTGATGCTCGCGTTCGTTTGGCAGTTTTTCGAAATCCTGGCCTAGGATATACCCCAGAGGACAATCAATTAAGCTATTTACTTACCGTTGAAAATACTCCAGGTGAAGGATTTTCACTAAATCCCCAGGGATTGGCAGTAGACACCTATCACGATTTCAAGAAACAAATAAACGCGCTGTCGGGTCTTAAGCTCATTAACAGTCAGCTTTATGTTTTATCTGGAATTGACGCCAGAGAGAGGGGACTGGATGAATCGTTGATTTTGAATGAAAAGGGCAATATTGTGGAAAGTACTAGTAGTAATATTTTTACGGTAAGTGGAAATGTTATTTACACCCCAGCATTAAACGAAGGTTGCGTAGCAGGAACCATGAGGATGCACGTGATAAACGCGGCGATTGATTTAGGATTTAAGGTTTTTGAATGCGGTTTAACCCACCAAAGGCTAATGAATGCTGATGAGGTCTTTTTAACCAATGGCGTTAAAGGGATACAATGGGTTAATCGATATAAAAGCAAGCGCTATTTTCACAAGGTTGCCGATCAGCTTCTTGAGGCTTTGAACCAGCAGGTGGAGGAGCGAATTAGTTTAGAGAAGGATCCTCAGGAAAGTTAG
- a CDS encoding sodium:solute symporter family protein, whose amino-acid sequence MRSSKAKDDYYVGGRSMGRWHIGLSVVATDVGGGFSIGLGGLGFLIGLSGSWMLFTGLIGAILSGVYLVPKVYQLSAQHKFLTFPQLFKFLYNGKVAMVAAVISAIGYWGFTSSQILAGAKLASGTFDILSLDQALWLMGGVAVVYTVMGGLKAVIYTDTVQWILLLAGLIFIGIPLSIDFIGGWDRLYSELDPSTMRLDNVSWSQLINWAITIIPIWFVGMTLYQRIYASKSAQEAKKAWFIAGFFEWPVMAFLGTLLGVIAKVAWLENQIELPLLESGQPDAETGLPVLLKTVFPVGLLGLIMSAYFSAIMSTADSCLMAASGNIVSDLIEPNKKGGGDLSMVWNRAITFLVGGTAMVFAGFMTNVLDLMLLSYAFMVSGLLVPLLGGFFGKNHHPNAAIGAMIGGGVCTLALEISGVSMPYDLDPNLFGLTTSLVIFYAISTYFKRHGYKHNYTG is encoded by the coding sequence ATGCGCTCCAGCAAAGCTAAAGATGACTACTACGTCGGTGGGCGGAGTATGGGGAGATGGCATATCGGCTTGTCGGTAGTGGCTACCGATGTAGGAGGTGGATTTAGCATAGGATTAGGAGGATTAGGTTTTTTGATAGGCTTATCAGGCTCCTGGATGTTGTTTACGGGATTAATCGGAGCTATTCTAAGTGGAGTTTACCTCGTTCCAAAGGTTTACCAGCTATCTGCCCAGCACAAGTTTCTAACCTTTCCTCAGCTTTTTAAATTCTTATACAATGGAAAAGTGGCCATGGTGGCTGCAGTAATTTCTGCCATTGGATATTGGGGGTTTACATCCAGTCAAATTCTGGCTGGTGCTAAATTAGCTTCAGGTACCTTCGATATTCTTTCATTGGATCAAGCCCTTTGGCTAATGGGAGGCGTTGCCGTGGTGTATACCGTAATGGGCGGATTAAAGGCGGTGATTTATACCGATACCGTTCAGTGGATACTGCTACTTGCCGGGTTAATTTTCATTGGAATACCACTTTCAATAGATTTCATTGGTGGTTGGGATCGATTGTATTCTGAATTAGATCCTTCCACCATGCGGTTGGATAATGTAAGCTGGTCGCAACTAATTAATTGGGCCATTACTATTATCCCGATTTGGTTTGTTGGTATGACATTATACCAAAGGATTTATGCAAGTAAATCTGCCCAAGAGGCCAAGAAGGCATGGTTTATAGCAGGGTTTTTCGAATGGCCGGTAATGGCTTTTTTGGGCACTTTGCTGGGGGTGATTGCCAAAGTTGCTTGGCTAGAAAATCAAATAGAACTTCCTTTGTTAGAGAGCGGACAGCCCGATGCCGAAACAGGATTGCCGGTATTACTTAAGACCGTTTTTCCCGTTGGACTATTGGGTTTGATTATGTCGGCTTATTTCTCTGCTATTATGTCAACCGCCGATTCTTGTTTAATGGCTGCTTCTGGTAATATCGTTTCCGATTTGATAGAACCTAACAAAAAAGGTGGTGGCGATTTATCTATGGTATGGAATCGTGCTATTACCTTTTTGGTAGGTGGAACTGCGATGGTTTTTGCAGGATTTATGACCAATGTTTTAGATCTAATGCTACTATCTTATGCCTTTATGGTTAGTGGTTTGTTAGTTCCATTATTGGGTGGTTTTTTTGGAAAGAATCATCATCCAAACGCCGCTATAGGAGCTATGATAGGGGGAGGAGTATGTACGCTGGCATTGGAGATTTCTGGGGTATCAATGCCCTACGATCTAGATCCTAATTTGTTTGGACTTACCACCTCATTAGTAATTTTTTACGCTATTTCTACATATTTTAAGCGACATGGATATAAGCATAATTACACGGGATAG
- a CDS encoding GNAT family N-acetyltransferase translates to MDISIITRDSGAHPVFDRETICSFLHKHLEEYGDPVDQIKMCYDFALKSGIGGFVTLAHDEHNKLAGVVIMNETGMGGYIPENILVYIAVDKAFRGQGVGKKLMKAACDHAKGAVALHVEPDNPARHLYEKLGFTSKYLEMRLQK, encoded by the coding sequence ATGGATATAAGCATAATTACACGGGATAGCGGAGCACATCCCGTTTTTGATAGAGAGACAATTTGCTCCTTTTTACACAAACATTTAGAAGAATATGGCGATCCGGTGGATCAAATAAAAATGTGTTATGATTTTGCTCTAAAATCCGGAATTGGTGGTTTTGTAACCCTAGCACACGATGAGCATAATAAACTCGCAGGAGTAGTAATAATGAACGAAACTGGAATGGGCGGATATATCCCAGAAAATATATTGGTCTACATTGCCGTAGATAAAGCTTTTAGAGGGCAAGGAGTAGGAAAAAAGCTAATGAAGGCAGCTTGCGACCATGCTAAGGGAGCGGTTGCACTACATGTAGAACCAGATAACCCTGCAAGGCATTTGTATGAAAAGTTAGGTTTTACCAGCAAGTACCTAGAAATGAGGTTACAAAAATGA